TTTGGGGATTATGACGCCGTGCGCTCCCACGGCGTTCGCCGTGCGTATTATTGCTCCGAGATTATACGGATCGTTTATCTCATCGCAGATTATGATAAGCGGATCCTCGCCTCGTTCTTTTGCCGCATCCAGCATATCGGAAACGGTCGAATACTCCTTTGCGGCGCAAAAGCATACGACTCCCTGATGCGCGCCGCCCTGGCAAAGCGTGTCAAGCTTCGGCTTTTCGGCTTCGCTTATGACGATGCGCCTTTCCTTCGCCAAAGAAATAATTTTCATTATAGAGCCCTCGCGCGAGCCCTTTTGAACAAACAGCTTATCGACCGCGCGGCCGCTTTTCAGCAGTTCAATTACTGGATTTCGGCCGAAAACCACCCATTTTGAGTAATTGATGTCATTTTCTGTGGTTTGGGTCCTCATTTGTCACTATACCTCACTTTAATTAAAGAATATTATAACACATAACTATGCATTTTTACATGTGTAGACAAAAAAAAATAAAAATTAAGTGGGAAATATTTTTGTTCTTACATGATGTTTTTTGTATAAATCTCTCAAAAAGTATTTAAAAGCAACAAAAATCATGATAGAATAACTAAAAACTGTTTTTTAAAACTATTTTGGGGGGAAATAAACCATGACAAAAGTCAACAAGGACAAATGTACGGGATGCGGCAGATGTGTTCAGGCCTGCACCAAGTACCTGTTCACGATCAAAGACGGCGTTGCGGTGTGCGACGACGCCGACTGCTTTGAATGCGGACATTGCGCGGGCGCTTGTGCGTTCGGCGCGATCGAATACGACTGGAAGAAGGCTTCCGTC
This Clostridia bacterium DNA region includes the following protein-coding sequences:
- the rlmB gene encoding 23S rRNA (guanosine(2251)-2'-O)-methyltransferase RlmB; the protein is MRTQTTENDINYSKWVVFGRNPVIELLKSGRAVDKLFVQKGSREGSIMKIISLAKERRIVISEAEKPKLDTLCQGGAHQGVVCFCAAKEYSTVSDMLDAAKERGEDPLIIICDEINDPYNLGAIIRTANAVGAHGVIIPKRRSVGLSGAVVKAAAGALEYVAVAKVTNLAQTIDELKTAGVWIYGSDAQGESIFEKKRITGPAALVIGSEGAGISSLIRKKCDYMLSIPMKGEINSLNASVAGGILMYELLRDRSITNKE